The following proteins come from a genomic window of Acanthopagrus latus isolate v.2019 chromosome 5, fAcaLat1.1, whole genome shotgun sequence:
- the clip1a gene encoding CAP-Gly domain-containing linker protein 1 isoform X2 has product MSTAKPSGLKVPSKISKPPGTTAPKTNPSTGTKVAATDKSASSASGGDAQSAGESFQIGDRVWVNGNKPGYIQFLGETQFAPGQWAGIVLDEPIGKNDGSVAGVRYFQCEALRGIFTRPSKLSLTEGEANGTQTAPPSRAASPTPSVGSVASHTPTTKSALPSTTATAKKASSTTPVTPSSNLARTNSESVSNLSETGSVKKGERELKMGDRVLVGGTKAGVVRFLGETDFAKGEWCGVELDEPLGKNDGAVAGTRYFQCQPKYGLFAPVHKVTRIGFPSTTPAKAKTTVRKVVATPSGLKRSPSASSISTMSSVASSVSAKPSRTGLLTETSSRYNRKISGTTALQEALKEKQQHIEQLMAERDMERAEVAKATGHVGEMEQEISLLRDDQEQMETKMDQLRALVEAADKEKVDLMNQLEEERRKVEDLQFRVEEACITKGDLETQTRLEHAHIKELEQSLLFEKTKAEKLQRELEDTRVATVSERSRIMELERDLSLRTREVADLQLRLGAQQGSEDSSSTLSPLLEEINSLRDQLASQEAKQQEELVKYKEKLDVQEKTHSEAVAQLQATSVRLSGDNEQMQMRLSQAEKENADIIENWRSKLETAIASHQQAMEDLKVSFSKGAGAQTEELVETKTALERLKVEHKLALEEAGAKYEADARVWTREMQELKEKVSSLAEDKERLEDSLRSSVDKTEEQHLVEMEDVLGKLHAAELRIKELEEKEDILAQQAQDKDKETKEQMAEIVALRSQVAQGSQELVTLKSQLEVLQSQGNDQGTKVSDLSSQLEGRQQEVLSLQQSLNTVQQEKDSLEQQLGGLKQKLTESTEEQTKSAKTMQETLEKLSKKEEQCSSLTTESESLRSQLAGLERKLKAADDRLEQLSKDKSKLEKDISDMMTASGDSSVQLTKMNEDLIQKERRLEELQSQIAEEKERTAHLNEQLLQEQSRKEQELKETRDEHQSQISSLQEKIAELEKTVQQGETLVEELKASQEKSLSQASELHVKELEVLQSQVDKLKQDLSSSKDKSQELEKLVSELQPYKEQAQCLSAELDTYKHDVEHFSQKLEKQSLDLENVCKEREDVKAEKGKLEKQLSDVQSKLSALEIAHQEVSVQNEELLKTTDQLSKTKEELLTKSKHSDEERISLNKELEKLRDLLEEVQTDNKNLKNAKSEHQVQIAELRRQNADKNDLLLQHQQDIQQIEAKKKQLLEDYENVCKEKNRLEDDLNESRSKLTCERDNLILERDSARNAKKSLDAKNAELQAKLKSVNLEKEDLTMKNTQLQALTETLTKEKVEMSSEISAVVLDKKSLETVKEELQNKLSATKKDLESCVRECEELKASKISLAQMLDEFKMSSQVTDSEKLHLLQEKEDLLAIQRKVCNEKEELLREIEELKEKLQVSTEQLSQSNTKCKEALSSFEQERQAFRLQNSETEMALHALRKEKMSLDSAIEQQKMDYERLAGEKGEFEEKHTKAISEKDALSLERDKLASDIRETKDQLDSYTRENAVLIQEKSNLTTMIEETKCQKDKVESEMTSLKLENADLQNELQKHKSDIKILEKEKTELVHGNSKVKMDFEKGHLEFIQKIDILTNDCQRLQSLQTEADKKVQYLQKESQGLLQEIQDLKCQIESVSAAKNLLESQLQAESNERSKAISEKDGLSKQIEELQQTLSKVIQENKEISSKLQNSDDENKSSIMDMEVLKTQLKKQEEETSQLTEHREQLLSKLEEMDKQMALLTTEKEDLLAGQCKLEQDISSLHSSKESWLAEQSILLGELDKLHASQNQLEVDVKNLQSEKELLENQYKKAVEDVSASTTAKEEISTSISNLTAQKDALQVERDEATQQVRQLESQLKNAISKQLEAAEASGKTAEALEQLTKEKTSLMEEKNKAQSLLKELQSSKQEMENELKKLKEENSKYQEDLNVSKEQLCTESQKTNSLCQEIEELKEADCVKTKSLQMLQDENNKLTQELDNSHKGQSDLLKLKDDNSKLKKQLKEFKQSESTLKEQFDKEKATLQQSIHKNSALISEKDQQVENLRSELAVLRGESASVKTLQGTIQALEHDKANLQERVQRLEKDLAAGPDTINKSSGDAVLDQLREDKETAESQAAIEFLNSVIVDLQRKNGELKDKLETMAAAALNGNNPSELDNYDSHDKEPVKKKPPPRLFCDICDCFDLHDTEDCPTQMQVPDSPPHTTYHGSKGEERPYCDICEVFGHWTESCNDDQTF; this is encoded by the exons atgagcACAGCCAAGCCCAGTGGGCTCAAAGTGCCCAGCAAGATATCTAAGCCTCCTGGGACAACAGCCCCTAAGACCAACCCCAGCACAG GAACTAAAGTTGCTGCGACAGACAAATCAGCTTCAAGTGCCAGTGGAGGAGATGCCCAGAGCGCTGGGGAGAGCTTCCAGATTGGGGACCGAGTATGGGTGAATGGAAATAAACCAGGCTACATACAGTTTTTGGGAGAGACACAGTTTGCCCCAGGACAGTGGGCAGGGATTGTTTTAGATGAGCCAATTGGGAAGAATGATGGATCGGTGGCAGGGGTTCGCTACTTCCAGTGTGAAGCTCTGCGAGGAATATTTACACGCCCATCCAAGTTGTCTCTCACAGAAGGAGAGGCAAATGGAACTCAGACGGCACCGCCCTCCCGTGCTGCATCACCCACTCCTTCAGTTGGTAGTGTGGCTTCACATACGCCCACTACAAAATCAGCTCTGCCTTCAACTACGGCGACAGCCAAGAAGGCCTCGTCCACAACGCCAGTTACACCTTCTTCCAACCTTGCTCGCACAAACAGTGAATCTGTCTCCAACCTCTCAGAGACTGGATCAGTCAAGAAGGGGGAAAGAGAACTGAAGATGGGTGATCGAGTATTG GTTGGTGGTACAAAGGCTGGAGTAGTACGATTCCTCGGCGAAACCGATTTTGCTAAAGGCGAGTGGTGTGGTGTGGAATTGGATGAGCCTTTAGGGAAGAATGATGGAGCAGTGGCAGGCACAAG ATATTTTCAGTGTCAACCCAAGTATGGCTTATTTGCTCCAGTACACAAAGTCACACGCATTGGCTTCCCTTCCACCACGCCagccaaagcaaaaacaacagttCGGAAAGTAGTGGCCACACCATCAGGGCTAAAGCGAAGTCCTAGTGCTTCCTCCATCAGTACCATGAGTTCTGTGGCATCTTCTGTCAGCGCCAAGCCCAGTCGCACAGGCCTG CTGACAGAGACATCATCACGGTATAATCGTAAGATTTCAGGCACCACAGCCCTGCAAGAAGCGCTGaaggagaaacagcagcatATTGAACAGCTTATGGCTGAGAGGGACATGGAGAGAGCTGAGGTTGCCAAGGCCACTGGCCATGTTGGGGAGATGGAGCAAGAAATAAGCCTGCTCCGGGATGATCAAGAGCAG ATGGAGACTAAGATGGACCAGTTACGTGCCTTGGTAGAAGctgctgacaaagaaaaagttgATCTGATGAACCAGTTGGAGGAGGAGCGTAg GAAGGTGGAGGATCTTCAGTTCCGTGTAGAGGAAGCTTGTATTACCAAAGGAGACCTGGAG ACGCAGACCAGACTGGAGCATGCCCACATTAAGGAGCTTGAACAGAGCCTGCTCTTTGAAAAGACCAAAGCTGAGAAACTCCAAAGAGAGTTAGAAGACACTAGG GTTGCTACTGTCTCAGAAAGATCTCGTATTATGGAGCTTGAGAGGGACCTTTCACTGCGAACAAGAGAGGTAGCTGACCTGCAGCTGCGTCTTGGGGCCCAGCAGGGCTCTGAGGACTCAAGCTCAACCCTTTCTCCCCTTCTGGAAGAGATAAACTCTTTGAGGGATCAGTTGGCTTCCCAGGAAGCTAAACAGCAAGAAGAGCTGGTGAAATACAAAGAGAAGTTAGATGTTCAAGAGAAGACCCACAGTGAGGCAGTTGCCCAGCTTCAGGCTACATCTGTAAGGCTCTCTGGTGACAATGAGCAGATGCAGATGCGCTTAAGccaggcagagaaagagaatgCTGACATAATTGAAAACTGGCGTTCCAAGTTAGAGACTGCCATTGCCTCGCACCAGCAAGCCATGGAGGACCTGAAGGTATCCTTCAGCAAAGGTGCAGGTGCCCAAACAGAGGAACTTGTAGAAACCAAAACTGCACTTGAAAGGCTAAAGGTGGAGCACAAGTTGGCTCTAGAGGAAGCTGgagctaaatatgaagctgatGCCAGAGTGTGGACACGGGAGATGCAGGAACTGAAGGAAAAGGTGTCGTCTTTGGCTGAGGACAAGGAGCGATTGGAGGACTCACTACGTTCCAGTGTTGACaaaacagaggagcagcacCTTGTGGAAATGGAGGATGTTCTTGGAAAGCTTCATGCTGCTGAACTTAGGATAAAGGAGCTTGAGGAGAAAGAAGATATCTTGGCACAACAAGCCCAAGACAAGGACAAAGAAACCAAAGAGCAGATGGCAGAAATAGTGGCACTCCGCAGCCAAGTAGCACAAGGCAGCCAGGAGCTTGTAACACTAAAGAGTCAGTTAGAGGTGCTTCAGAGCCAAGGAAACGACCAGGGTACCAAG GTTAGTGATTTGAGCTCTCAGTTGGAGGGCAGACAGCAGGAAGTCCTCTCTTTACAGCAGAGTCTGAACACTGTGCAGCAGGAGAAGGACTCCCTGGAACAGCAACTTGGAGGCCTG AAACAAAAGTTGACTGAAAGCACAGAAGAGCAGACAAAATCAGCAAAAACTATGCAAG aaacacttgAGAAGCTCAGTAAGAAGGAGGAGCAATGCTCATCCCTGACCACAGAATCAGAGTCTCTTAGAAGTCAACTTGCTG GGCTGGAGAGGAAGCTGAAGGCTGCAGATGATAGGCTTGAGCAGCTTTCAAAGGACAAAAGTAAGCTGGAAAAGGATATTTCAGACATGATGACGGCTTCTGGTGATAGTTCTGTACAGCTGACCAAAATGAATGAAGACCTCATACAGAAAGAAAG GAGGCTTGAGGAGTTGCAGAGTCAAATAgcggaggagaaagagaggacagCACACTTGAATGAACAACTTCTGCAGGAACAGTCCCGCAAAGagcaggagctgaaggagacCAGAGATGAACATCAGTCTCAAATAAGTAGCCTTCAAGAGAAGATTGCTGAATTG GAGAAGACTGTTCAACAGGGTGAGACCTTGGTTGAGGAGTTAAAGGCCTCACAAGAGAAGTCCTTGTCTCAGGCCTCAGAGCTCCATGTGAAGGAACTTGAGGTGCTGCAGAGTCAGGTTGACAAGTTAAAACAGGACCTCTCGTCCTCCAAGGACAAATCCCAGGAGCTGGAAAAGTTGGTATCTGAGCTACAGCCTTACAAGGAGCAGGCCCAG tGTCTTTCTGCTGAGCTTGACACCTACAAGCAtgatgttgaacatttttcCCAAAAACTGGAAAAGCAGAGTCTAGATCTGGAAAATGTGTGTAAGGAAAGAGAGGATGTTAAGGCTGAGAAAGGCAAACTGGAGAAACAGCTTTCAGATGTGCAGAGTAAGCTCTCTGCCCTTGAGATTGCTCACCAGGAAGTTTCAGTCCAGAATGAAGAACTGCTAAAAACCACAGATCAGCTTTCAAAAACTAAAGAGGAACTACTTACCAAGAGCAAGCATTCAGATGAGGAAAGGATTTCATTGAACAAGGAGTTGGAAAAACTCAGAGATCTTCTTGAGGAAGTACAGACTGATAACAAAAACCTCAAGAATGCTAAAAGTGAGCACCAGGTCCAAATTGCGGAGCTTCGAAGACAAAATGCAGATAAGAACGACTTGctcctgcagcatcagcaggacATCCAGCAAATTGAGGCTAAAAAGAAGCAACTACTTGAGGATTatgaaaatgtctgcaaagAGAAGAACCGACTCGAAGACGACCTCAATGAAAGCAGGTCAAAGCTCACATGTGAGAGGGACAATCTGATTTTAGAGAGAGATTCTGCTAGGAATGCCAAAAAATCTCTTGATGCTAAGAATGCTGAGTTGCAGGCAAAACTTAAATCTGTGAACTTAGAAAAAGAAGACCTTACAATGAAGAATACCCAGCTGCAGGCCCTCACAGAAACATTGACAAAGGAGAAGGTGGAGATGTCCTCTGAAATCAGTGCTGTTGTGTTGGATAAAAAGAGCCTTGAGACAGTCAAGGAGGAGCTCCAGAATAAGCTCAGTGCTACGAAGAAAGACTTGGAGAGCTGTGTCCGTGAATGTGAAGAACTTAAAGCCTCAAAAATTAGCCTGGCCCAGATGCTGGACGAGTTCAAGATGAGCAGTCAGGTGACTGATTCTGAAAAGCTTCACCTCCTGCAGGAGAAGGAAGACTTACTTGCAATCCAAAGAAAGGTCTGTAATGAGAAAGAGGAGCTCCTCAGAGAGATCGAAGAATTAAAGGAGAAGCTTCAAGTCTCAACAGAACAACTGTCTCAGTCCAACACGAAATGTAAAGAGGCATTATCATCTTTTGAGCAAGAGAGGCAGGCATTTCGTCTTCAGAATTCTGAAACTGAGATGGCTTTACACGCTTTACGAAAGGAAAAGATGAGCCTGGATTCAGCAATAGAGCAGCAAAAAATGGATTATGAGCGTTTGGCAGGGGAGAAAGGAGAATTCGAAGAGAAGCACACAAAAGCCATATCTGAAAAAGATGCTCTGTCTCTAGAGCGTGATAAGCTAGCTAGTGATATCCGAGAAACTAAGGACCAGTTAGATAGTTACACCAGAGAAAATGCTGTCTTAATTCAAGAGAAGTCTAATTTAACAACAATGATAGAGGAGACCAAATGCCAAAAAGACAAGGTTGAATCAGAGATGACCTCATTGAAACTAGAAAATGCTGACCTACAAAATgaactgcagaaacacaagtctGATATTAAAATTCTTGAAAAGGAGAAAACTGAGCTTGTTCATGGgaacagtaaagtaaaaatggATTTCGAAAAGGGTCATTTAGAATTTATTCAAAAGATTGATATCCTTACAAACGATTGTCAGCGCCTGCAATCATTGCAGACTGAGGCTGACAAAAAAGTGCAGTACTTGCAGAAGGAGAGTCAGGGGCTGCTTCAGGAGATCCAGGACTTAAAATGTCAGATTGAATCAGTGTCAGCGGCTAAGAACCTTCTTGAGAGCCAGCTACAGGCTGAATCCAATGAACGAAGTAAAGCAATATCTGAAAAGGATGGTCTTTCCAAACAAatagaggagctgcagcaaacATTGTCTAAAGTcatacaagaaaataaagagatttCTTCTAAACTTCAGAAttctgatgatgaaaataagtCTTCTATAATGGATATGGAGGTGTTGAAAACCCAACTgaagaaacaagaggaagaaactaGCCAGTTAACAGAACATAGAGAACAGCTTCTATCCAAGCTTGAAGAAATGGACAAACAAATGGCCCTCCTGACCACAGAGAAGGAAGACCTTTTAGCTGGACAATGTAAATTGGAACAGGACATTTCTTCTCTCCACTCAAGCAAAGAAAGTTGGCTTGCAGAGCAGTCAATACTCCTGGGAGAGTTAGACAAGTTGCACGCTAGCCAGAATCAACTAGAGGTTGATGTCAAGAACCTACAATCTGAAAAGGAACTTTTGGAAAATCAATACAAGAAAGCTGTTGAGGATGTTTCAGCTTCAACCACTGCAAAAGAAGAGATTTCCACCAGCATCTCAAACCTAACAGCTCAGAAGGATGccctgcaggtggagagagatgaAGCCACCCAGCAAGTCAGGCAGCTTGAGTCCCAACTAAAAAATGCCATTTCTAAGCAGCTTGAG GCTGCAGAGGCCTCTGGCAAGACTGCTGAGGCTCTCGAACAGctgacaaaagagaaaaccagtttgatggaggagaagaataAAGCCCAGTCTTTGTTGAAAGAGCTCCAGAGCTCTAAGCAGGAGATGGAGAATGAG CTCAAAAAACTAAAGGAAGAGAATTCCAAGTACCAAGAAGATCTGAATGTATCCAAAGAGCAGCTTTGCACAGAATCTCAGAAAACTAACAGTCTGTGCCAGGAAAT tGAGGAGCTTAAAGAAGCTGATTGTGTGAAGACTAAGTCCCTGCAGATGCTGCAAGATGAGAACAACAAGCTGACTCAGGAGCTTGATAACAGTCACAAAGGCCAGAGCGATCTCTTGAAG CTCAAGGATGATAACTCCAAACTCAAAAAGCAGTTGAAGGAGTTTAAGCAAAG TGAAAGCACCTTGAAGGAGCAGTTTGACAAGGAGAAGGCAACCCTCCAGCAGTCCATCCATAAAAACAGTGCCTTAATTTCAGAAAAGGACCAGCAGGTGGAAAACCTGAGGAGCGAG CTGGCTGTACTGCGTGGGGAAAGTGCCTCAGTTAAGACACTGCAGGGCACAATTCAGGCCTTGGAGCATGACAAGGCTAATCTACAGGAGCGTGTTCAGAGACTGGAGAAGGATCTGGCTGCCGGGCCTGACACCATCAACAAGTCCTCAG GTGATGCAGTTTTGGACCAACTAAGGGAGGATAAGGAGACCGCAGAGAGTCAG GCAGCg ATTGAGTTCCTGAATTCGGTTATCGTTGACCTTCAGAGGAAGAATGGCGAACTCAAGGACAAATTGGAGACAATGGCAGCCGCTGCTCTCAATGGGAATAATCCAAGTGAGCTGGATAATTATGATAG CCATGACAAGGAACCTGTGAAGAAGAAGCCTCCGCCAAGGCTGTTCTGTGACATCTGTGATTGCTTCGACCTCCACGACACTGAGGACTGTCCCACACAAATGCAGGTGCCCGACTCCCCTCCACACACCACCTACCATGGCAGTAAGGGCGAAGAACGACCCTACTGCGACATCTGTGAGGTCTTTGGCCACTGGACCGAATCCTGTAATGATGACCAGACCTTTTGA